The genomic window AAGACGGCCCACATGACTAAGAAAAAGATCGGTAAACCAAGCCACTTATGTGCAATGATTCTATCAACTTTGTCTGAAACCGTAACATGACTAGCATCTCTCTTTTTCACGACACACTTTTTCACAAGATCATTTACTATCTTTTGTCTTTCTTTATCTGAGCTAATTGTAGAAGGCTGAACTACATTTTGATTTGCTATCTGAACCGCTTTTTGCATAAGCTCTTGTAAACCAACCTCGGATGATGCTTGGGTCAGAATAACGGGACAATTTAATTCTTTACTTAAAGCATTTACGTCGATTGTATCGCCTCTTTTTGCCAAAATATCTACTTTGTTTACAGCTACAACGACAGGGATTCCTATTTCAAGTAGCTGTGTAGCAAAAAACAAACTTCTACTTACATTGGCCCCATCAACAATATTTATGATAACGTCCGGCGCTTCTTGTAAAATATAATCTCTCGTTATTTGTTCTTCACCTGTATAAGGTGAAATAGAGTATGCCCCTGGCAGGTCAACAAGCGTTATATCATAACCTTTTTGAGTATATTTCTTCTTTAGTTCTGCTTCTCTCTTAGAAACAGTTACGCCTGACCAGTTACCAATAGCCGCTGTTTGCCCCGTCACTGCGTTAAACAGTGTAGTTTTACCTGAGTTAGGGTTTCCTGTTAAAGCTATTCTCATTGCTATATGCCTCCTCAATACGAGTTCGTTGTGATAATCATTATCAATTATGTCTTTTAAAAAAGATATGTAACTGAGTACATATCTCATAAACATTTATGCTTCTAAAATTATTTGTTTTGCCATGTTTTCATCAATTGCATATCTACTATCTTTAATGTTAACTACATAGTTTCCAGCGAGTATAGAAATAAGAGTGATTTGTTCACCTTCAAAGCAGCCTAATGTATAAAGGAACTTTTTTACTTTTTCTTTTCCTTCAATGTGTTTGACATAAAACGTTTGACCGATATGTGCTTTTGATAAAACCATTGCTAAATTCCCCTCGCTTTATTGTCACGTTTTATAAGTATATTTTTTAATCAGAAATGAAAATCATTATCAATCATAATTATATAAGATGAACTTCGATAGATACCAAGAAGAATGTGACAACTTTTTTACAATTGTAAAATATTGCAAGTTAAAACTATTTCCAAAGTGTAAATAAAAGTAACGTCAGAGTGAATGTTCTTAAATTCCTATCCTGATTTTTTTCTAAATAATGGGTAAAGTAATATTTGGCAAGGTTTTATCCGTTACTTAATAGGGTACACAGATAAAAGAGGCAATTTGCTTAGACTGCAAACTAAAACCATGGCGCTTGATCTT from Bacillus sp. HMF5848 includes these protein-coding regions:
- a CDS encoding FeoA family protein — its product is MVLSKAHIGQTFYVKHIEGKEKVKKFLYTLGCFEGEQITLISILAGNYVVNIKDSRYAIDENMAKQIILEA